Proteins encoded together in one Pantoea sp. At-9b window:
- a CDS encoding SDR family oxidoreductase, translating to MKDVIVVIGAGSIGQAIARRVSQGKTVLLADLRAENTEAAAKVLRDAGFVVSTSQVDVSSRDSIQTLVKTATALGPVKGVINAAGVSPSQASSKTILNVDLYGTAVILEEFGQVIAEGGSGIIIASQSGHRLPPLSVEQNEALATTPTEDLLALPFLQEDTITDPLLAYQYSKRGNALRVMAEAVKWGKRGARVNTISPGIIYTPLANDELSGPRGAGYRNMLARSPVGRGGTPDEVGALAALLMGPEGTFITGSDFLMDGGVTASYWYGDLKPTK from the coding sequence ATGAAAGACGTGATTGTGGTGATTGGTGCGGGTTCAATCGGGCAGGCGATTGCTCGTCGGGTCAGCCAGGGCAAAACGGTATTGCTGGCGGATCTCCGTGCTGAAAACACCGAAGCGGCGGCGAAAGTGCTACGCGATGCCGGTTTCGTGGTATCCACCAGTCAGGTGGATGTCTCGTCGCGCGACTCCATTCAGACGTTGGTGAAAACGGCGACGGCGCTAGGCCCGGTAAAAGGGGTGATCAACGCGGCTGGGGTGTCGCCTTCACAGGCCTCATCGAAAACGATTTTAAACGTTGACCTTTATGGTACGGCGGTGATCCTTGAAGAGTTCGGTCAGGTTATTGCTGAAGGTGGCTCGGGTATTATTATTGCCTCCCAGTCCGGTCACCGCCTGCCGCCGCTGAGCGTGGAACAGAACGAGGCACTGGCAACCACGCCCACGGAAGACCTGCTGGCGCTGCCGTTTTTGCAGGAAGACACCATCACCGATCCGCTGCTGGCGTATCAATACTCAAAACGCGGCAATGCGCTGCGCGTAATGGCAGAAGCGGTGAAGTGGGGCAAGCGTGGTGCACGCGTCAATACCATCAGTCCGGGGATCATCTATACCCCGCTGGCGAATGATGAGTTGTCCGGACCACGTGGCGCAGGCTATCGCAATATGCTGGCGCGCTCGCCGGTTGGCCGTGGCGGCACCCCCGATGAAGTGGGTGCGCTGGCTGCCTTGCTGATGGGACCAGAAGGCACTTTTATTACCGGCAGCGATTTCCTGATGGACGGCGGCGTGACGGCGTCATACTGGTACGGCGATTTAAAACCGACGAAATAA
- a CDS encoding PRD domain-containing protein, whose translation MITVKKSLNNSMLLVEHDQQEMILFGKGIGFGARPGTQVNASGIEQVFIPLEHLKSRHYFSLTNTIPVAWFDITHDIITLAQAQYAEKLHSVLFFTLTEHLWFAAERARAGQVITNKLSWEVQRYYQKEYAIGLQARAMVEARFQLELGDDEAVHIAFHLINASGSASQDTAHQQVQLVNRIAEIVRYKLNVSIDVTSINYNRFITHLRYFAERILAGKISTGAGEDFYQELLKFHPEAMSVAWTIRDYIQEKYQLSLPKEELTWLSMHISRLQH comes from the coding sequence GTGATTACAGTGAAGAAATCGCTGAATAACAGCATGTTGCTGGTGGAGCATGATCAGCAAGAGATGATTCTGTTTGGTAAAGGGATTGGCTTTGGTGCTCGCCCCGGTACGCAGGTGAACGCGTCCGGGATTGAGCAGGTGTTTATCCCGCTGGAACATCTCAAGTCACGCCACTATTTCTCGCTGACCAACACGATACCCGTTGCCTGGTTTGATATCACCCATGACATCATCACCCTGGCGCAGGCTCAGTATGCTGAAAAGCTGCATTCGGTACTGTTTTTCACCCTGACGGAGCATCTGTGGTTCGCCGCTGAGCGTGCCCGTGCGGGTCAGGTGATCACCAATAAGCTGAGCTGGGAAGTGCAACGCTATTATCAGAAAGAGTACGCCATTGGTTTACAGGCCAGAGCGATGGTGGAGGCCCGTTTTCAACTGGAGCTGGGTGATGATGAGGCGGTGCACATCGCATTCCACCTGATTAATGCGTCAGGAAGTGCCAGTCAGGATACGGCTCACCAGCAGGTACAACTGGTCAACCGCATCGCCGAGATTGTGCGTTACAAGTTAAATGTGTCGATTGATGTGACGTCGATTAACTACAACCGTTTTATTACGCATCTGCGTTACTTTGCTGAACGCATACTGGCCGGAAAAATCAGTACGGGTGCGGGTGAAGACTTTTACCAGGAGCTGCTGAAATTCCATCCTGAAGCCATGTCCGTTGCCTGGACGATTCGCGACTATATTCAGGAGAAATATCAGTTGTCGTTGCCAAAGGAAGAACTCACCTGGCTGAGTATGCATATCAGCCGCTTACAACACTGA
- a CDS encoding glycoside hydrolase family 1 protein, protein MTVTKATFPRGFLWGAAIAANQAEGAWNVDGKGPSVADAINWKPNLDLKDFTAHMAVTDENVADALNGTHDARYPKRRGIDFYHHYPQDLALFAEMGIKVLRVSIAWSRIFPDGEDAAPNEAGLAFYTKLFTEMRRLNIEPLVTLSHYEMPLKLSERYNGWVHRNVVDAFVRFSNVCFDRYKDLVRYWLTFNEIDSIHRHPFTTAGIREDKSVPGQEKQDIYQALHHQFVASALVTRDCHAKIPGSQVGCMLTKLTTYPRTCHPDDVEATLKKNLENLFYADVQVFGSYPPLIKRDLELRGIELVMAADDLDILRQHTVDFVSFSYYMSMTESTQPDAERTAGNTVLGVKNPYLPASDWGWQIDPVGLKISLLELYDRYRKPLFIVENGLGCKDVVEDGKIHDSYRIDYFRSHFEQMLAAVQAGVDLMGYTSWGTIDIISAGTSQMSKRYGFIYVDQDDEGNGTLARLRKDSFWWYQKVIATNGSDMS, encoded by the coding sequence ATGACGGTAACCAAAGCCACCTTTCCACGAGGATTTTTATGGGGTGCCGCGATTGCGGCGAATCAGGCCGAAGGTGCCTGGAATGTGGACGGCAAAGGACCATCCGTGGCGGATGCCATCAACTGGAAACCCAATCTGGATCTTAAGGATTTCACCGCGCATATGGCGGTGACGGACGAGAATGTGGCGGATGCGCTCAATGGCACCCATGATGCGCGCTATCCGAAACGCCGTGGCATTGATTTTTATCATCACTACCCGCAGGACCTGGCGCTGTTCGCCGAGATGGGGATTAAAGTGTTACGCGTGTCCATTGCCTGGTCGCGTATTTTCCCCGATGGCGAAGATGCGGCACCGAACGAAGCGGGTTTAGCGTTTTATACCAAGCTGTTCACGGAAATGCGGCGGTTAAACATCGAGCCACTGGTGACGCTGTCACATTATGAAATGCCACTCAAACTCAGTGAACGTTACAATGGCTGGGTGCACCGTAACGTGGTTGATGCCTTCGTGCGATTCAGCAATGTCTGCTTCGACCGTTATAAAGATTTAGTGCGTTACTGGCTGACGTTTAACGAAATCGACAGTATCCATCGCCACCCGTTTACCACTGCGGGAATTCGAGAGGATAAATCGGTTCCGGGCCAGGAAAAACAGGACATCTATCAGGCACTGCACCATCAGTTTGTCGCCTCGGCGCTGGTGACGCGTGATTGTCACGCCAAAATCCCCGGCAGCCAGGTAGGCTGTATGCTCACCAAGCTCACCACCTATCCGCGCACCTGCCATCCGGATGACGTGGAAGCCACCCTGAAGAAGAACCTCGAAAACCTGTTCTATGCCGATGTTCAGGTGTTCGGCAGTTATCCGCCGCTGATCAAACGCGATCTGGAACTGCGTGGCATTGAGCTGGTTATGGCGGCGGATGACCTCGACATCCTGCGCCAACACACGGTCGATTTCGTCTCCTTCAGTTATTACATGTCGATGACCGAATCAACCCAACCGGATGCCGAACGCACCGCAGGGAACACCGTGCTGGGGGTGAAAAACCCGTACTTACCGGCTTCCGACTGGGGATGGCAGATTGATCCGGTGGGTCTGAAGATTTCACTACTGGAGCTGTACGATCGCTATCGCAAGCCGCTGTTTATTGTGGAAAATGGGCTGGGCTGTAAAGATGTGGTTGAAGACGGAAAAATTCATGACAGCTACCGCATCGACTATTTCCGTTCGCACTTTGAACAAATGCTGGCGGCGGTGCAGGCAGGCGTCGACCTGATGGGTTACACCAGTTGGGGCACCATCGATATCATTAGCGCGGGCACTTCACAGATGTCAAAACGCTATGGTTTTATCTATGTCGATCAGGATGATGAAGGCAACGGCACGCTGGCACGCCTGCGCAAAGACTCTTTCTGGTGGTATCAGAAAGTTATCGCCACTAACGGCAGCGACATGAGTTAA
- a CDS encoding beta-glucoside-specific PTS transporter subunit IIABC codes for MNYQTTAKAVIAHVGGAGNIDHIEHCSTRLRLTLRDNTRIDQPALAAIPGVLGVRINVQCQIIIGKDVVDVYNAVKALTSGQPASDASSQLSWTARSVDFVISVFQPLVPAIAGGGVLKSLLILLDLLGWLPRSSESYKVLDNIGSAPLYFLPILVAITTANKLKVNVLVAVSAVSVMVLPLMSKQLAEGIALFSFDLKNIAYASQVFPAILCVLFYSRAERFFNRYSPAALRIFLSPMLSLLVTVPVTLLILGPLGFELGSGLATVILWLYSKLGFVATGLLAGVLPFMVAAGMHKPMIPYVVASMGQFSREMLYLPASLAHNIAEAGTCLAIALRSKDKVMRSTALSAGISALCGITEPALYGITLLNKTALYAVIAASVIGGGFLGWMAVEAFALVSPGLASISMFISPTSPWNILYALLGAGLAFAISFIATLFFWREKAVQATNLNHFVTPAEGQLIALAEVQDDVFSAGIMGDGIAVIPTSGKLFAPANGVISHVFDSGHAVSLLTTQGAEVILHIGIDTIKLNGTGFLPRVTAGQAVQSGDLLVEFDLDAIRAAGFDPVVVMVITNSERFSFTANAADTPLTLHSPIMTLKESL; via the coding sequence ATGAATTATCAAACCACAGCAAAAGCCGTTATCGCACATGTCGGCGGAGCCGGAAATATCGACCACATCGAACACTGCTCCACCCGACTACGTCTGACCCTGCGTGACAACACGCGTATCGACCAGCCCGCCCTTGCGGCCATTCCGGGCGTACTGGGGGTGCGCATCAATGTTCAGTGCCAAATCATCATTGGCAAGGATGTGGTGGACGTCTATAACGCGGTGAAAGCGCTGACATCCGGGCAACCCGCCAGCGACGCCAGCAGCCAGCTCAGTTGGACGGCGCGCAGCGTGGATTTCGTGATCAGTGTCTTTCAGCCGCTGGTGCCCGCCATCGCTGGCGGCGGGGTGCTGAAGTCACTGTTGATCCTGCTGGACTTACTCGGCTGGCTGCCGCGCAGCAGCGAGAGCTATAAAGTGCTGGATAATATCGGCTCCGCCCCACTCTATTTTTTGCCCATCCTGGTGGCCATCACCACTGCCAACAAACTTAAAGTGAATGTGCTGGTCGCGGTATCCGCCGTGTCGGTGATGGTGCTACCGCTGATGTCGAAGCAACTGGCGGAAGGTATCGCCCTGTTCTCTTTCGACCTGAAAAATATCGCCTATGCCTCACAAGTGTTCCCCGCCATTCTGTGCGTACTGTTTTATTCCCGCGCAGAACGGTTCTTCAATCGCTATTCCCCCGCAGCGTTGCGTATTTTCCTCTCGCCGATGCTGTCCCTGTTGGTGACCGTGCCAGTGACGCTGCTTATCCTCGGGCCGCTCGGTTTTGAGTTAGGTTCCGGGCTGGCCACGGTGATCCTGTGGCTCTACAGCAAGCTGGGATTTGTCGCCACCGGGCTGCTGGCCGGGGTATTACCGTTTATGGTGGCAGCGGGCATGCACAAGCCGATGATCCCCTACGTGGTCGCATCGATGGGGCAATTCTCCCGCGAGATGCTGTACCTGCCAGCTTCGCTGGCGCATAACATTGCTGAAGCAGGCACCTGCCTGGCGATTGCGTTGCGCAGTAAAGACAAGGTGATGAGATCCACCGCGCTCTCTGCCGGGATTTCTGCCTTGTGCGGCATCACCGAACCGGCGCTGTACGGCATTACGCTGCTGAATAAAACTGCGCTGTACGCGGTGATTGCCGCCAGCGTGATTGGCGGCGGCTTCCTCGGCTGGATGGCAGTGGAAGCCTTTGCGCTGGTCAGCCCCGGTCTCGCCAGTATCTCAATGTTTATCTCTCCCACCAGCCCGTGGAATATCCTGTACGCGTTACTGGGTGCCGGGCTGGCGTTCGCTATCTCGTTTATTGCCACGCTGTTTTTCTGGCGGGAAAAGGCCGTACAAGCGACCAACCTCAACCACTTTGTCACCCCGGCGGAAGGACAGCTGATCGCGCTGGCCGAGGTGCAAGATGATGTTTTTTCCGCCGGTATTATGGGCGATGGCATCGCGGTGATACCGACCAGCGGCAAACTGTTCGCGCCGGCCAACGGGGTCATCAGCCATGTTTTTGACAGCGGGCATGCCGTAAGCCTGCTGACGACGCAAGGGGCGGAAGTGATTCTGCATATTGGCATCGACACCATCAAACTCAACGGTACAGGTTTTCTGCCGCGCGTCACTGCGGGACAAGCCGTTCAGTCCGGTGATCTGCTGGTAGAGTTCGACCTCGACGCTATCCGGGCAGCGGGTTTTGATCCCGTCGTCGTGATGGTGATTACCAATAGCGAGCGGTTTTCCTTCACCGCCAACGCCGCTGACACCCCGCTCACCCTTCATTCCCCGATCATGACGTTAAAGGAGTCTCTATGA
- a CDS encoding LacI family DNA-binding transcriptional regulator, with the protein MITMLDVAQRAGVSKATVSRVLAGHSYVSKTVRDKVMQAVDEMGYRPNLVARNLATNRSHSIGLMVPNTLYHGPFFSELMFQVATLTEQLGSQLVLADGKHNAQQERDAIHFLIDSRCDAVIIYPRYLSVEEIDALIPTLSKPLIILNRRLKKFPQYSVCADHEKDTCDAVNYLIRRGHRDIAFIKGMGSSHTGLSRLKGFQAAMTQNNLPMAPALMLDGCWTMESGKRAAEELLARNVTFSAIVASNDDMAIGAASALHNAGKRMPQDVSLLSFDDIPMASYTIPALTSVHVPMAEMVSNALAQLTKMLDGEEVAALPLMCGELIHRQSVCDGPYA; encoded by the coding sequence ATGATTACCATGCTTGATGTTGCCCAACGCGCAGGCGTTTCGAAGGCAACCGTATCCCGCGTACTGGCCGGACACAGTTATGTGTCCAAAACGGTGCGCGACAAAGTGATGCAGGCAGTTGACGAGATGGGCTATCGCCCCAATCTGGTGGCGCGTAACCTGGCGACCAACCGTTCGCATAGCATTGGTCTGATGGTGCCCAACACCCTGTATCATGGGCCGTTTTTCAGCGAACTGATGTTTCAGGTGGCGACCCTGACCGAGCAACTTGGCTCCCAACTGGTATTGGCCGATGGTAAACACAATGCGCAACAAGAACGCGACGCGATTCATTTCCTCATCGACAGCCGTTGTGATGCGGTGATCATTTACCCACGCTACCTGAGCGTGGAAGAAATCGACGCATTGATCCCCACCCTGAGCAAACCGCTGATCATCCTGAACCGTCGCTTAAAAAAATTCCCCCAATATTCCGTTTGTGCCGACCATGAGAAAGACACTTGCGATGCGGTGAACTATTTGATTCGCCGTGGACATCGCGATATCGCGTTTATCAAAGGGATGGGCAGTTCACACACCGGCCTCAGCCGTTTGAAAGGGTTCCAGGCCGCCATGACCCAGAATAATTTGCCGATGGCACCGGCGTTAATGCTGGATGGGTGCTGGACCATGGAAAGCGGTAAGCGAGCCGCCGAGGAATTGCTGGCACGCAACGTGACATTCTCGGCGATTGTCGCCAGTAACGACGATATGGCTATCGGAGCCGCCTCTGCCCTGCACAATGCGGGCAAGCGGATGCCGCAGGATGTCTCCCTGCTCAGTTTCGATGATATTCCAATGGCGTCCTACACCATTCCGGCGCTGACATCGGTGCATGTCCCGATGGCCGAAATGGTCTCCAACGCCCTGGCGCAACTCACGAAAATGCTGGATGGTGAAGAGGTTGCCGCGCTGCCCCTGATGTGTGGCGAATTAATCCATCGACAATCGGTCTGTGATGGTCCGTATGCCTGA
- a CDS encoding PTS sugar transporter subunit IIB, with translation MVKILLCCSAGMSTSMVVQRMEKAAVQLSLDARIEAVGMEEFRDKIADYDCCLLGPQIKYKLADFQQRAAEFNKPVTVINTMDYGMLNGEKILKSALSLIDSHKGA, from the coding sequence ATGGTTAAAATCTTATTGTGTTGCTCAGCAGGAATGTCCACCAGCATGGTGGTGCAGAGAATGGAGAAAGCCGCGGTGCAACTGAGTCTGGATGCCCGTATCGAGGCGGTTGGCATGGAGGAGTTCAGGGATAAAATCGCGGATTACGACTGCTGTCTGCTCGGTCCACAAATCAAATACAAACTCGCTGATTTCCAACAACGCGCAGCAGAATTTAATAAACCCGTCACCGTCATTAATACCATGGATTACGGCATGCTGAATGGTGAAAAAATTCTGAAGTCTGCCCTTTCCCTGATTGATTCCCACAAGGGGGCTTAA
- a CDS encoding PTS cellobiose transporter subunit IIC, giving the protein MSTLADSLFGVIENRISPIAARLSSQRHVVAIKDGFIASMPFLIVGSFMLLFSHPPFSETSQWGFAQWWLGIVRQYNDQLMMPYNMTMGIMAVFITGAIAYNLAQSYKLNGLMAALLALMTFLVVAAPAKDGTLSVASLGGEGIFTAILISLYCTEVMHLLVKYNIGFKLPEQVPPKIRQSFDLLIPIVVIFLTLYPLNLFMQSHFGLLIPQAIMAVFAPIISAADSLPAVLIAVLLCHLLWFAGIHGAAIVGGILQAFWLSNLGLNQEALTAGEPIPKIFIEPFWQFFITVGGSGATMGLVILYLRSRSAHLRSIGRLGLVPGMFNINEPIIFGSPVVMNPLLFIPFITTPLLNAIIAWTATRTNLINHVISLAPWTTPGPIGAAWSTGWDWRAVILVIFLIGLSTLIYYPFFKMYERQLLQQEAEMANATLAEEMK; this is encoded by the coding sequence ATGAGCACACTGGCTGATTCATTATTTGGGGTGATCGAGAATCGTATCAGTCCGATTGCCGCGCGGCTCTCCTCGCAGCGACATGTGGTGGCGATTAAAGATGGTTTTATTGCGTCGATGCCATTTTTAATTGTTGGCTCTTTTATGCTGCTGTTCTCGCATCCTCCGTTCAGTGAAACCAGCCAGTGGGGGTTTGCTCAGTGGTGGCTGGGTATTGTCAGACAGTACAACGACCAACTGATGATGCCCTATAACATGACGATGGGCATTATGGCGGTGTTTATCACCGGCGCTATCGCCTATAACCTGGCACAGAGCTACAAACTCAACGGTCTGATGGCGGCGCTGTTGGCGTTGATGACGTTCCTGGTGGTCGCTGCGCCGGCCAAAGATGGCACCCTTTCTGTTGCTTCGCTCGGTGGGGAAGGAATATTCACCGCGATACTTATCAGCCTGTATTGTACCGAAGTGATGCATCTGCTGGTGAAGTACAACATCGGTTTCAAACTGCCGGAACAGGTGCCGCCGAAAATCCGCCAGTCCTTCGACCTGCTGATCCCGATTGTGGTGATCTTCCTGACCCTCTATCCGCTGAATCTGTTTATGCAGAGCCACTTCGGCTTACTCATTCCTCAGGCGATTATGGCGGTGTTTGCCCCGATCATCTCGGCGGCTGACTCCCTGCCTGCGGTGTTGATTGCGGTGCTGTTATGCCATCTGCTGTGGTTTGCCGGTATTCATGGCGCAGCGATTGTTGGCGGCATTTTGCAGGCGTTCTGGTTGAGTAATCTGGGTCTCAATCAGGAAGCGTTAACTGCCGGGGAGCCAATTCCAAAAATCTTTATTGAACCGTTCTGGCAGTTCTTTATTACCGTCGGGGGTTCAGGTGCCACCATGGGGCTGGTTATTCTTTACCTGCGCAGTCGCTCCGCGCATCTGCGTTCTATCGGCCGTCTCGGCTTGGTACCCGGCATGTTCAACATTAACGAACCGATTATCTTCGGCTCGCCGGTGGTGATGAACCCGCTGCTGTTCATTCCGTTTATTACCACGCCGCTGCTGAACGCCATCATTGCCTGGACAGCCACGCGTACCAATCTGATCAACCACGTGATTTCACTCGCCCCCTGGACCACCCCCGGACCGATTGGTGCGGCCTGGTCCACCGGCTGGGACTGGCGTGCGGTGATACTGGTGATCTTCCTGATTGGCTTGTCGACCCTGATTTATTACCCGTTTTTCAAAATGTATGAGCGCCAACTGCTGCAACAGGAAGCGGAGATGGCTAACGCAACCCTGGCAGAGGAGATGAAATGA
- a CDS encoding PTS lactose/cellobiose transporter subunit IIA gives MNDMETTVMELIIHAGEARSSAMQALQEARKHNWTVVDAMLENASQAAREAHKIQTSLIGADEGCGKIPVNLIMVHAQDHLMNAMLCRDLVEELIYLHREVQELSKTQTH, from the coding sequence ATGAACGATATGGAAACCACGGTGATGGAACTGATTATCCACGCCGGAGAAGCGCGCTCCTCAGCGATGCAGGCCTTGCAGGAGGCACGGAAACACAACTGGACTGTGGTGGATGCCATGCTGGAAAACGCCAGCCAGGCGGCACGCGAAGCACACAAAATTCAAACCTCGCTGATTGGCGCGGATGAAGGCTGCGGCAAGATCCCGGTCAATCTGATCATGGTGCATGCGCAGGATCATCTGATGAACGCCATGCTGTGCCGTGACCTGGTAGAAGAACTGATTTATCTGCACCGCGAGGTGCAGGAACTGAGCAAAACCCAAACGCATTAA
- a CDS encoding 6-phospho-beta-glucosidase, with product MSDKLPAGFLWGGAVAAHQVEGGWNEGGKGPSIVDVLTGGAHGVDREITDGVIAGKHYPNHLATDFYHHYKEDIALFAEMGFKCFRTSIAWTRIFPKGDELTPNEAGLQFYDQMFDELLKHGIEPVITLSHFEMPLHLVQHYGGWLNRELIDLFVRYSEVVLQRYKHKVKYWMTFNEINNQRNWRRPLYGYSNSGVIFTDHEKPEEVMYQVLHHQFVASARVVKLGHAINPDFKIGCMLAMVPLYPWSCNPDDVMYAQKAMQQRYLFGDVHMRGAYPSYIKKEWERRGFHIEMAPGDEQTLREGCTDYLGFSYYMSNAVEYATATQTAHTPLEAFPGSRKNPHVPASDWGWQIDPVGLRYTLNALYERYQKPLFIVENGFGAIDKVEANGEINDDYRISYLRAHIEQMKKAVLEDGVDLMGFTPWGCLDCVSFGTGQYSKRYGFIYVDRNDDETGDFSRSKKKSFDWYKTVIASNGEQL from the coding sequence ATGTCTGACAAATTACCGGCAGGTTTTTTATGGGGCGGTGCCGTGGCGGCCCATCAGGTGGAAGGTGGCTGGAATGAGGGCGGTAAAGGCCCGAGCATCGTCGATGTGCTGACCGGTGGCGCACACGGGGTGGATCGCGAGATCACTGACGGCGTGATAGCGGGAAAACACTACCCTAACCATCTGGCGACTGATTTTTATCATCACTACAAAGAAGATATCGCGCTGTTTGCCGAGATGGGGTTCAAATGCTTCCGCACCTCGATAGCCTGGACGCGCATCTTCCCCAAAGGCGATGAACTCACCCCGAACGAAGCAGGACTCCAGTTCTACGATCAGATGTTCGATGAACTGCTGAAACACGGTATCGAACCGGTGATTACCCTGTCGCACTTTGAGATGCCGCTGCATCTGGTGCAGCACTATGGCGGCTGGCTCAACCGTGAACTGATCGATTTGTTTGTGCGTTACAGCGAAGTGGTGTTGCAGCGTTATAAACACAAAGTGAAGTACTGGATGACGTTCAACGAGATCAACAACCAGCGCAACTGGCGCAGGCCGCTGTACGGTTACAGCAATTCCGGGGTGATTTTCACCGACCACGAGAAGCCGGAAGAAGTGATGTATCAGGTGCTGCACCATCAGTTTGTCGCCAGCGCCCGGGTGGTGAAACTCGGTCATGCCATTAACCCGGATTTCAAAATTGGCTGCATGCTGGCGATGGTGCCGCTCTACCCCTGGTCCTGTAACCCGGACGATGTGATGTACGCGCAAAAGGCGATGCAGCAGCGTTATCTGTTCGGTGATGTGCATATGCGCGGTGCTTACCCTTCTTATATTAAGAAGGAGTGGGAGCGCCGTGGTTTCCACATCGAAATGGCACCTGGAGATGAGCAGACGCTGCGTGAAGGCTGTACCGATTATCTCGGCTTCAGCTATTACATGAGCAACGCAGTGGAATACGCCACCGCAACGCAAACTGCGCATACGCCACTGGAAGCCTTCCCCGGCAGCCGCAAAAACCCGCATGTGCCGGCTTCCGACTGGGGATGGCAGATCGATCCGGTCGGACTGCGTTACACCCTGAACGCGTTGTACGAGCGCTACCAGAAACCGTTGTTTATCGTGGAAAACGGTTTTGGTGCCATCGACAAGGTCGAAGCCAATGGCGAGATCAATGATGACTATCGCATCAGTTATCTGCGTGCGCACATCGAACAGATGAAGAAAGCGGTGCTGGAGGATGGTGTTGACCTGATGGGCTTTACCCCATGGGGCTGCCTGGATTGCGTATCATTCGGTACCGGCCAGTACAGTAAACGCTACGGTTTTATTTACGTCGATCGTAATGATGATGAAACCGGTGATTTCTCTCGCAGCAAAAAGAAAAGTTTTGACTGGTATAAAACCGTTATTGCCAGCAATGGTGAACAACTTTAA
- a CDS encoding Cof-type HAD-IIB family hydrolase has product MIKLIISDLDGTFLNSQGDYDRKLYAEVRQLMQEKGVHFAACTGKQCERVEELFGDNSRDMWIVGDSATRIKRNGEFLYQSLIDNHLGQQIIATLHQANSDHVVIACTPSGAVIREDTPTYLAERVRQSYASLHKVEDLSSLKEDFVKITVYDAAGNCPQTRPSLTPFEHQVYIVVAEAAWIDIANQGVHKGTTIRRLQQMLNIDRHETMAFGDGYNDIELLAEAEYSFAMRNAFDETKAVANFITRSNDENAVLNTIKRILSLQN; this is encoded by the coding sequence GTGATTAAATTAATTATCAGCGACCTGGATGGCACCTTTCTGAATAGTCAGGGCGATTATGACCGTAAATTATATGCGGAAGTGCGTCAGTTGATGCAGGAAAAAGGTGTCCACTTTGCGGCCTGTACCGGTAAACAATGTGAACGCGTGGAGGAGTTATTCGGCGATAATTCTCGTGATATGTGGATTGTGGGAGACAGTGCCACCCGTATTAAACGCAACGGTGAATTTCTTTATCAGTCACTTATTGATAATCATCTCGGACAGCAAATTATTGCCACCCTGCATCAGGCGAATTCCGATCATGTGGTGATCGCCTGTACCCCATCCGGAGCAGTGATCCGTGAAGATACCCCCACGTATCTGGCCGAGCGTGTTCGCCAGTCCTATGCCAGTCTGCATAAGGTGGAGGACCTCAGCAGCCTGAAGGAGGACTTCGTCAAAATTACGGTCTACGATGCAGCCGGAAACTGCCCGCAAACGCGCCCATCTCTGACGCCTTTTGAACATCAGGTTTATATCGTGGTAGCAGAAGCCGCGTGGATCGATATTGCCAATCAGGGCGTCCACAAAGGCACCACCATCCGGCGACTTCAGCAAATGTTGAATATTGATCGTCATGAAACGATGGCGTTCGGTGACGGTTATAACGATATTGAATTGTTGGCAGAAGCGGAATACAGCTTTGCCATGCGTAATGCGTTTGACGAAACAAAAGCAGTGGCGAATTTTATTACCCGTTCCAATGATGAGAATGCGGTATTAAACACCATTAAACGCATTCTATCGCTGCAAAATTAA